The following proteins are co-located in the Rippkaea orientalis PCC 8801 genome:
- a CDS encoding SWIM zinc finger family protein: protein MTIANVPNNDPNLLEQEWWVKRWLELLDSYRFKKRLERARLYAREGNILSIEFKDAQVLAKVQGSEAEPYQVSLSLVPFSDEDWSYIIESLSEKAIFSAQLLAGEMPENIEQVFIQNGLNVFPFTLSDIHSRCTCPDKANPCKHIGAIYYQLADRFSEDPFIIFQLRGRSKDQILQALRELRLKQLAEQDNTNSSTIEENVEQQTENLKPIEDEYQSLNLQKFWQYDHPLDSSLVVIVPPPDNQTVLDVLGRLPLSHEEAQLVKQYLQQVYQTVSQQAVIKALNSET, encoded by the coding sequence ATGACTATAGCAAACGTTCCTAATAATGATCCTAACCTACTTGAACAAGAATGGTGGGTAAAAAGATGGCTAGAATTGTTGGATTCTTATCGGTTTAAAAAACGATTAGAACGAGCTAGACTTTACGCTAGAGAAGGGAATATTTTAAGTATTGAGTTTAAAGATGCTCAAGTCTTAGCCAAAGTTCAAGGCAGTGAAGCCGAACCCTATCAAGTGTCTCTATCTTTAGTTCCTTTTAGTGATGAAGATTGGAGCTATATTATTGAAAGTTTATCTGAAAAAGCAATTTTTTCGGCTCAATTATTGGCGGGAGAAATGCCAGAAAATATTGAGCAAGTTTTTATTCAAAATGGTTTAAACGTTTTTCCGTTTACGCTATCGGATATTCATTCCCGTTGTACTTGTCCTGATAAAGCTAATCCCTGTAAACATATTGGAGCAATTTATTATCAATTAGCCGATCGATTTAGTGAAGATCCCTTTATTATTTTTCAATTACGGGGAAGATCAAAAGATCAGATTTTACAAGCTTTGCGTGAGTTACGTCTTAAACAACTTGCGGAACAAGACAACACGAATTCATCAACAATAGAAGAAAATGTTGAGCAACAAACCGAAAACCTAAAACCGATAGAAGATGAATATCAATCTTTAAACCTGCAAAAATTTTGGCAATATGATCATCCCTTAGATTCATCCTTAGTTGTAATTGTTCCTCCCCCAGATAATCAAACGGTTTTAGATGTTTTAGGACGACTCCCTCTATCCCATGAAGAAGCACAACTGGTAAAACAATATTTACAACAAGTTTATCAAACCGTTAGCCAACAAGCAGTAATAAAAGCCTTAAATTCTGAGACTTAA
- a CDS encoding DUF389 domain-containing protein: protein MRNSIKQAIPRVSPETLDQLRQELLEESQLDTNFLVLTLSSCLIASLGLLIDSAAVIIGAMIIAPLMLPLRTLALGTLDTYEQLLRTSLLTLIIGTLVSIVVSAIVGAIFGLPAASFGSEILARTQPNLADLGIAIAAGGVSGFAKIRGNISDALPGTAIAVALMPPLCVVGISLSQGDWQLSSGSFLLYLTNLLGITLSCVVVFILGGYYLNTSRTSKALMGFIAMTGLLIFPLFISFWNLIQQQKVRAEIKQILQQRTITVGKQTELVKFEVDWPTFPWSKQPPVVIVTVNESSDNPVTPNQVRLVETLLESYLGKKFKLVFRASVLREVHSPED, encoded by the coding sequence ATGAGAAACTCGATAAAACAAGCCATTCCCCGCGTTTCCCCAGAAACCCTAGATCAATTGCGCCAAGAATTATTAGAAGAGTCTCAACTCGATACTAATTTTCTGGTTTTAACCCTAAGCTCTTGTCTTATTGCCAGTTTAGGGCTATTAATCGACAGTGCGGCGGTGATTATTGGCGCAATGATCATAGCACCTCTGATGTTACCCTTGCGAACCCTAGCTTTAGGGACCCTCGATACCTATGAACAACTGTTACGAACCAGTTTATTGACCTTGATCATCGGTACTTTAGTCTCAATAGTCGTTTCCGCAATCGTTGGGGCGATCTTTGGACTGCCAGCCGCTTCTTTTGGATCGGAAATTTTAGCGCGTACTCAGCCCAATTTAGCCGATTTAGGCATAGCGATCGCAGCCGGAGGGGTGAGTGGGTTTGCGAAGATTCGGGGTAATATTAGCGATGCCTTACCAGGAACTGCGATCGCTGTAGCCTTGATGCCGCCTTTGTGCGTAGTGGGTATTTCTCTATCTCAAGGAGATTGGCAACTCAGTAGTGGCTCATTTTTGCTGTATCTGACAAATTTATTGGGTATCACGCTGTCTTGTGTGGTGGTCTTTATTTTAGGAGGGTACTATCTCAATACTAGCCGTACCAGTAAAGCGTTGATGGGATTTATCGCCATGACGGGATTGCTTATTTTTCCTCTGTTTATCAGCTTTTGGAATCTGATTCAACAACAAAAAGTCAGAGCAGAAATTAAGCAAATTCTCCAGCAAAGAACAATTACAGTGGGAAAACAAACGGAATTAGTCAAATTTGAGGTTGATTGGCCGACTTTTCCTTGGAGTAAACAGCCTCCCGTTGTTATCGTCACAGTTAACGAGAGTTCTGATAATCCTGTCACCCCTAACCAAGTACGATTAGTAGAAACCCTATTGGAAAGTTACCTCGGCAAAAAATTTAAGTTAGTGTTTCGTGCTAGTGTTCTACGAGAAGTCCACTCGCCGGAAGATTGA
- a CDS encoding M15 family metallopeptidase: MDDIPEALREASTSNPMSRQTSGLLMVGGLSIGVLIVIGGLVLMRPGSQPVPTTPVTTTPEPVSSPSPEPVDNILGHLPYKEASLSQLKAITPDGRIKLRLTAADEFLKMQAAARSQGVILAPISGFRTVNEQNYLFFEVQRQRNQNPSKRAEVSAPPNYSEHHTGYAIDIGDGKAPGTNLTPSFENTAAFNWLRNNAAKYSFELSFPPNNPQGISYEPWHWRYVGDQDSLETFYKARNLQQKPSN; this comes from the coding sequence ATGGATGACATTCCAGAGGCATTAAGAGAAGCTTCAACCTCCAATCCGATGTCGCGTCAGACATCAGGATTATTGATGGTGGGAGGATTAAGCATAGGAGTCCTAATCGTCATAGGAGGACTGGTTTTAATGCGTCCTGGTTCCCAACCTGTCCCGACAACTCCTGTAACGACAACCCCAGAACCTGTCTCAAGTCCTTCTCCTGAACCTGTAGACAATATTTTGGGACATTTACCCTATAAAGAGGCTTCTTTATCCCAATTAAAAGCCATTACCCCCGATGGACGCATTAAATTGCGCTTAACTGCTGCGGATGAGTTTCTCAAAATGCAAGCCGCCGCGCGATCGCAAGGAGTGATTTTAGCTCCAATTTCGGGATTTAGGACAGTTAACGAGCAAAATTACTTATTTTTTGAAGTTCAACGACAACGCAATCAAAATCCCAGCAAACGAGCCGAAGTGAGTGCGCCTCCTAACTATAGCGAACACCATACAGGGTATGCTATTGATATTGGCGATGGTAAAGCTCCAGGAACTAATCTTACTCCAAGTTTTGAGAACACGGCTGCCTTTAATTGGTTACGCAATAATGCAGCTAAATACAGTTTTGAGCTATCCTTTCCCCCGAATAACCCCCAAGGAATTAGTTATGAACCGTGGCACTGGCGATATGTGGGAGATCAAGATAGTTTAGAAACATTTTATAAAGCAAGAAACTTACAACAAAAACCTTCAAACTAA
- a CDS encoding DUF6887 family protein: protein MKPINYNSLSLEELRQYVLTHREDTNAFYTYIDRSKADGKMITVNLEDSYWEEKITTKIQENQ, encoded by the coding sequence ATGAAACCGATTAATTATAATAGTCTCAGCTTAGAAGAACTCAGACAATATGTATTAACTCATCGAGAAGACACCAATGCTTTTTATACTTATATTGATCGTTCTAAAGCAGATGGAAAAATGATCACTGTAAATTTAGAAGATAGTTATTGGGAAGAAAAAATAACCACTAAAATACAAGAAAATCAATAA
- the thiL gene encoding thiamine-phosphate kinase — translation MSELYQTVRDIGEQGLLKKLQSFCPRDIIGDDGAILSVDPAQKLVVTTDVLVDGVHFSDRTTPPATVGWRAAAANLSDLAAMGANPIGITVGLALPGEVPVNWVETLYQGLNDCLQCYDTPIVGGDICRSPTITVSITAFGTVLPHRIIRRSSAQPGHAIVVTGTHGGSRGGLELLLNPQLGDHLTITEQQALIETHQRPQPRLDVLPHLWEIVGTTEVAGMDSSDGLGDAVVQICRMSGVGAKIERSQISLPPSLLALVSPEQALQWGLYGGEDFELVLCLPFDLAKTLVERLGNGANIIGEITTEPRVILIDSNGKYSQQELSLTQGFQHFTSVSDISHDLD, via the coding sequence ATGAGTGAACTTTACCAAACCGTAAGAGACATTGGGGAACAAGGATTATTAAAAAAACTTCAGTCATTTTGTCCTAGGGATATCATCGGGGATGATGGAGCCATTTTATCTGTAGACCCTGCCCAAAAACTGGTCGTAACAACTGATGTTTTAGTCGATGGCGTTCATTTTAGCGATCGCACTACTCCCCCCGCAACCGTAGGATGGCGTGCCGCCGCAGCCAATTTATCCGATTTAGCAGCAATGGGAGCAAACCCGATTGGAATTACGGTAGGATTAGCTTTACCTGGAGAAGTCCCGGTTAATTGGGTAGAAACGCTATATCAAGGGTTAAATGACTGTTTGCAATGCTATGACACTCCCATTGTTGGGGGAGATATTTGTCGTTCTCCTACTATTACCGTCAGTATTACCGCGTTTGGGACGGTTTTGCCCCACCGGATCATCCGTCGTTCTTCTGCTCAACCCGGCCACGCGATAGTTGTCACAGGAACTCATGGGGGGTCACGGGGAGGTCTAGAATTGCTATTAAACCCCCAATTAGGGGATCATTTGACCATCACTGAACAACAAGCCTTAATTGAAACCCATCAACGTCCTCAACCTCGTTTAGATGTTCTACCTCACCTTTGGGAAATAGTCGGGACGACTGAAGTAGCAGGGATGGATAGTAGCGATGGGTTAGGGGATGCCGTGGTGCAAATTTGCCGTATGAGTGGGGTGGGGGCAAAAATTGAGCGATCGCAGATTTCTCTTCCTCCTAGTTTATTGGCTTTAGTATCCCCTGAACAAGCCCTACAGTGGGGGTTGTATGGGGGAGAAGATTTTGAATTAGTGTTATGTCTACCGTTTGACTTAGCTAAAACCTTAGTCGAACGGTTAGGAAATGGGGCTAATATTATTGGAGAAATTACAACAGAACCGAGGGTTATTTTAATCGATAGTAATGGGAAATATTCCCAACAAGAATTAAGTTTAACTCAAGGGTTTCAACATTTTACATCGGTCAGTGACATTAGTCATGATTTAGATTAA
- a CDS encoding DUF6888 family protein gives MNPTNEQAQGLYRLCYRLTNAIYPQWQYRNIELVRIDERTGNLYVLAGELDFEIKPSGGDEP, from the coding sequence ATGAATCCCACGAATGAGCAAGCTCAAGGACTTTACCGATTATGTTATCGTTTAACTAATGCTATTTACCCTCAATGGCAATATCGGAATATAGAACTGGTCAGAATTGATGAAAGAACGGGTAATTTATATGTCTTAGCAGGGGAATTAGATTTTGAGATTAAACCCAGTGGAGGAGATGAACCATGA
- a CDS encoding pentapeptide repeat-containing protein, whose protein sequence is MNIIKTRSNLLTSIVLLIVLIFFVVSVIYVFSPLYFDWQIFHNNPLYKNKEKFNSSLEVAKVVVTAWGTIGTIAGGIVLFLNFKNATENTKIANKNAEAANRNAKLAEDRLVTERFSKAVEQLGSDKIQTRLGAIYSLEQIAKDSDIYHSIVIGVLTSFLRINSHTQLTILEIYTTLKVIQRQTLEKKSSDYNLDFCNAAFSNIDFFEIKFNAANFDRVTFYRCNFKGLYFDKASFYKANFTECFFEGCNFNSSNFEKADFYGCNLKKSNFDGSNFEGVVFDRVDFEKSKFDGSNFNEVSIYNPSNLKNKQIKSSCNWDKAIFAQRKYDQEKNEWIVENQQSNEAKIQEIKNDKASDPKESPDCSKWQ, encoded by the coding sequence ATGAATATTATTAAAACTCGCAGTAATTTACTTACTTCAATAGTATTATTAATTGTCTTAATATTTTTCGTAGTATCAGTAATATATGTTTTTAGCCCTCTTTATTTTGATTGGCAGATTTTTCATAACAATCCTTTATACAAAAACAAAGAAAAATTTAATAGTTCTTTAGAAGTCGCTAAAGTAGTAGTTACCGCATGGGGAACAATAGGAACAATTGCAGGTGGTATTGTCTTATTCTTAAATTTTAAAAATGCAACTGAGAATACTAAGATTGCTAATAAAAATGCTGAGGCTGCTAATAGAAATGCTAAACTTGCTGAAGATAGACTTGTTACAGAACGATTTTCTAAAGCTGTTGAACAATTAGGGAGCGATAAAATACAAACTCGATTAGGTGCAATTTATTCTCTAGAACAAATTGCCAAAGATTCAGATATATACCACTCGATAGTGATAGGAGTTTTAACCTCTTTTTTACGGATAAATTCACATACTCAATTAACAATACTAGAAATTTACACCACATTAAAAGTTATTCAAAGACAGACTCTTGAAAAAAAATCTAGTGATTATAATTTAGATTTTTGTAATGCTGCTTTTAGCAATATTGATTTTTTTGAAATAAAATTTAATGCAGCTAATTTTGATAGAGTTACTTTTTATAGATGTAACTTTAAAGGACTTTATTTTGATAAAGCTTCTTTCTACAAAGCTAATTTTACTGAATGTTTTTTTGAAGGATGTAATTTCAATAGTTCTAATTTTGAGAAAGCTGATTTTTATGGTTGTAATCTTAAAAAAAGTAATTTTGATGGATCTAACTTTGAAGGAGTTGTTTTTGATCGAGTTGATTTTGAAAAATCTAAGTTTGATGGATCTAACTTCAATGAAGTCTCTATATATAATCCTTCTAATTTAAAAAATAAACAAATAAAATCTTCTTGTAACTGGGATAAAGCAATATTTGCACAAAGAAAATATGATCAAGAAAAAAACGAATGGATAGTTGAAAATCAACAATCAAACGAGGCAAAGATTCAAGAGATTAAGAATGATAAAGCGTCTGATCCTAAAGAGTCTCCAGATTGTAGTAAATGGCAATAA
- the plsY gene encoding glycerol-3-phosphate 1-O-acyltransferase PlsY, translating to MAWAISGLLVILGYLLGSIPTGYLMVRALKGIDIREQGSGSTGATNVLRTVGKTAAIAVLIIDMLKAMVAVGGVKLLYFGVPSAIVPLDWKPWLIVTVASAAILGHSKSIFLNFTGGKSVASSLGVLLVLNPLVALGALASFLFMLGITRIVSLSSITGAIAVNLLMLVLHQPLAYILFAILAGIYVIVRHKTNISRILQGTEPKIGQKLTEEAETV from the coding sequence ATGGCTTGGGCAATTAGTGGATTATTGGTTATTTTAGGCTATTTACTCGGTTCAATTCCAACAGGATATCTGATGGTACGCGCTCTCAAAGGCATCGATATTCGAGAACAGGGGTCAGGTTCCACGGGAGCCACTAATGTCCTGCGAACCGTGGGAAAAACGGCTGCGATCGCCGTTCTAATCATCGATATGCTCAAGGCCATGGTAGCCGTCGGTGGGGTCAAATTGCTCTATTTTGGGGTTCCCTCAGCCATAGTCCCCCTAGACTGGAAACCCTGGTTAATCGTGACGGTAGCGAGCGCGGCTATTCTAGGTCACAGTAAGTCCATTTTTCTCAATTTTACCGGGGGTAAGTCCGTGGCCTCTAGTTTGGGGGTTTTGCTGGTTTTAAACCCCTTAGTAGCTCTAGGAGCCCTGGCTAGTTTTCTGTTTATGTTGGGGATTACTCGGATTGTTTCTCTCAGTTCTATTACAGGAGCGATCGCGGTTAATCTTTTAATGTTAGTACTCCATCAACCCTTAGCCTATATTCTATTTGCTATTTTAGCGGGCATTTATGTTATTGTTCGTCATAAAACAAATATTAGTCGAATCCTTCAAGGAACTGAACCAAAAATCGGACAAAAATTGACAGAAGAAGCGGAAACCGTTTAG
- a CDS encoding REP-associated tyrosine transposase: protein MSNYRRSYLPGGVFFLTLVTYHRLPLFSKAENVSLLRKAIAKMRTENPFEITAAVILPDHLHFIWSLPPDDSNYSQRVSRLKVLFTRSLQKKRLLSVDISASRRKHRESNIWQRRFWEHTIRNDDDLQKHLDYIHYNPVKHGLVSCPHLWEYSSFHKWVDQGNYQPDWGCCCGENSPQIPDFRDLENQVGE, encoded by the coding sequence ATGTCGAACTATCGTCGTTCTTATTTACCAGGAGGGGTATTTTTTCTGACGCTGGTAACTTATCACCGTCTTCCTCTTTTTTCAAAGGCCGAGAACGTCTCTCTTTTACGAAAAGCGATCGCAAAAATGCGAACAGAAAACCCATTTGAAATCACCGCAGCAGTTATTTTACCTGATCATCTTCATTTTATTTGGTCGTTACCACCAGATGACTCTAATTATTCTCAACGAGTGTCTCGGTTGAAGGTGTTATTTACGCGATCTTTACAGAAAAAAAGATTATTATCTGTTGATATTTCTGCTTCTCGTCGTAAACATCGAGAAAGTAATATTTGGCAACGTCGCTTTTGGGAACATACTATTCGTAATGACGATGATTTACAAAAACATTTAGATTATATTCACTATAATCCTGTTAAACATGGTTTGGTTTCTTGTCCTCATTTGTGGGAGTATTCGAGTTTCCATAAATGGGTTGATCAAGGCAATTATCAACCAGACTGGGGGTGTTGCTGTGGGGAAAATTCACCCCAAATTCCAGATTTTAGAGACTTAGAAAATCAAGTAGGAGAATAG
- a CDS encoding nucleotidyltransferase family protein produces MTPITQEKRSEIIESVQQARSKRTEFLAMMKQRQEKGLEIAKKSADLLKQKFGVKRVVLFGSMLNPEEISPHSDIDLAVWGLPSHAIFKAGAAIERGHEFNIDLVEASSAKPHIRQAIEQGIEL; encoded by the coding sequence ATGACTCCAATTACTCAAGAAAAACGTTCTGAAATTATTGAATCTGTACAGCAAGCCAGATCAAAGCGTACGGAGTTTTTAGCAATGATGAAACAAAGACAAGAAAAAGGTTTAGAAATTGCTAAAAAAAGTGCTGATCTTCTTAAACAAAAGTTCGGAGTTAAGCGAGTTGTCCTATTCGGTTCGATGTTGAACCCTGAAGAAATATCTCCCCATTCAGATATTGATTTAGCAGTTTGGGGACTTCCGTCTCATGCTATCTTTAAAGCAGGAGCAGCTATTGAACGGGGACATGAGTTTAATATCGACTTAGTAGAAGCATCATCCGCTAAACCTCATATTCGTCAAGCTATTGAACAAGGAATTGAACTTTGA
- the pheT gene encoding phenylalanine--tRNA ligase subunit beta, with protein sequence MKISVNWLQELVNVTLPPETLAEILTVAGIEVEEIEDRRQWADGVLIGKIIDRQPHPNADKLSVCQVDIGKETPLNIVCGAPNARSDIFVAVATLGTYLPQIDLKIKPAKLRGVPSEGMICSLAEVGLAKESAGIHIFDDNSLKLGADARPFLGLDDVILDISPTANRADALSMVGVAREVAALTGGKLSLPQPPDLSLPETSSYRLNVTVEDGNACPAYLGTVIENVKIAPSPEWLQRRLQAAGVRPINNVVDVTNLVLLEWGQPLHAFDREKLQVIAKNQPLTLGIRFAKDTETLKTLDDQERTLKPVNLLITANDHPVALAGVMGGQETEVDENTQNIVLEAALFDQVTIRRSSRAQSLRSESSARYERGVNQSALEIACRRAIALICELAGGTAVTQVIADNRPDLSTESIILRLERVHQVLGPIEKEGTITQIAATDVERILTDLGCHLTLVEGTNKVWRVSVPSYRYRDLEREIDLIEEVARLYGYDNFCDELPDKSEPGGLSFEYQVQRKVREVFRGVGLTEVVQYSLVKPEKADIVLANPLFAEYAALRTNLLDGLIDSFVYNQSQGNGALNAFEIGRIFRIIDGKDQEWDEIAGIFGGDVFPQGRWTRSGKSVPMTWYEAKGILESVFGRLGLAVTYQADNSDERLHPGRTASLWVGKERLGIFGQLHPQLRQEKDLPDAVYVFALNFDILLASLAKEDLITPILRPYSTYPAVERDLAFFAPLKVSVAELTQVMNKAGGNLLTEVELFDQYQGENVPAGQRSLAFSLAYRASDRTLTDGDVEPVHDKIRNALVKQFEVTLRS encoded by the coding sequence ATGAAGATATCGGTCAACTGGTTGCAGGAACTGGTTAACGTCACCCTCCCCCCCGAAACCTTAGCAGAGATATTAACCGTAGCAGGGATAGAAGTCGAAGAAATAGAAGATCGCCGTCAGTGGGCTGATGGCGTACTTATTGGAAAAATCATCGATCGCCAACCCCACCCCAACGCAGACAAATTGAGTGTCTGTCAGGTCGATATCGGCAAGGAAACCCCTCTAAACATCGTCTGTGGAGCCCCCAACGCGAGATCAGATATTTTTGTCGCTGTAGCCACTTTAGGGACGTATTTACCCCAAATTGATCTAAAAATCAAACCCGCTAAACTGCGAGGAGTTCCCTCGGAAGGGATGATCTGTTCCCTTGCTGAAGTGGGACTCGCTAAAGAATCGGCAGGAATCCATATTTTTGATGATAATAGCCTAAAATTAGGCGCGGATGCCCGTCCTTTCCTCGGACTTGATGATGTCATCCTCGATATCAGTCCCACCGCAAACCGCGCGGATGCGTTGAGTATGGTAGGGGTAGCGCGGGAAGTTGCAGCGTTAACGGGAGGAAAATTAAGCTTACCCCAACCTCCTGACTTATCCTTACCTGAAACGTCCTCCTATCGTTTAAATGTGACTGTAGAAGACGGTAACGCTTGTCCTGCGTATCTGGGAACCGTTATCGAAAACGTGAAAATTGCACCTTCTCCCGAATGGTTGCAACGCAGACTCCAAGCAGCAGGAGTCCGTCCCATCAACAACGTGGTAGACGTTACTAACCTTGTTCTTCTCGAATGGGGACAACCTCTCCATGCGTTTGATCGGGAGAAATTACAAGTTATTGCTAAAAATCAACCGTTAACGTTAGGAATCCGCTTTGCTAAGGATACAGAAACCCTAAAAACCCTTGATGATCAAGAAAGAACTCTAAAACCCGTCAATTTGCTGATTACTGCGAATGATCATCCCGTCGCTTTAGCGGGAGTCATGGGGGGACAAGAAACAGAAGTAGACGAAAATACACAAAATATTGTCCTAGAAGCTGCTTTATTCGATCAAGTGACTATTCGTCGTTCCTCCCGTGCCCAGAGTCTGCGTAGCGAGTCCTCAGCAAGGTATGAACGGGGAGTTAATCAATCTGCATTAGAAATAGCCTGTCGTCGTGCGATCGCCCTAATTTGTGAATTAGCAGGAGGAACGGCTGTTACTCAGGTTATTGCCGATAATCGCCCCGATTTGTCTACAGAATCCATTATCCTACGATTAGAACGGGTACATCAGGTTTTAGGTCCCATCGAAAAAGAGGGGACAATTACCCAAATTGCAGCAACCGATGTCGAACGCATTTTAACCGATTTAGGATGCCATTTAACCCTTGTAGAAGGGACAAATAAGGTATGGAGGGTTTCCGTTCCTTCCTACCGCTATCGGGACTTAGAACGGGAAATAGACCTCATTGAAGAGGTAGCTCGTCTGTACGGTTATGACAATTTCTGCGATGAGCTCCCCGATAAAAGCGAACCAGGAGGACTGTCTTTTGAGTACCAAGTTCAACGCAAGGTGAGGGAAGTCTTCCGTGGGGTAGGATTAACGGAAGTGGTGCAATATTCCTTAGTTAAACCCGAAAAAGCGGATATTGTTTTGGCTAACCCGCTTTTTGCTGAATATGCAGCGTTAAGAACCAATTTACTCGATGGTTTGATTGATTCCTTTGTTTATAACCAGTCTCAAGGAAATGGAGCGTTAAATGCCTTTGAAATTGGGCGTATTTTCCGTATTATTGACGGAAAAGATCAGGAATGGGACGAAATAGCGGGAATTTTTGGCGGTGATGTCTTCCCCCAAGGACGCTGGACTCGTAGCGGAAAGTCTGTTCCAATGACGTGGTATGAAGCAAAAGGTATCCTAGAAAGCGTTTTTGGACGGTTAGGGTTAGCTGTGACCTATCAAGCTGATAATAGCGATGAACGGTTGCATCCTGGCCGAACAGCATCGCTATGGGTAGGGAAGGAACGCTTAGGAATTTTTGGACAGCTTCACCCTCAATTACGTCAAGAAAAAGACTTACCGGATGCAGTGTACGTTTTTGCATTAAATTTTGATATTTTGTTAGCTTCCTTGGCAAAAGAGGACTTAATAACCCCCATTTTACGTCCCTATTCAACCTATCCCGCAGTTGAACGAGATCTCGCCTTTTTTGCACCTTTAAAAGTGTCAGTGGCCGAGTTAACTCAGGTGATGAATAAAGCAGGGGGAAATTTACTCACAGAGGTGGAATTATTTGATCAATATCAAGGGGAAAATGTCCCCGCAGGACAGCGTAGTTTAGCCTTTAGTTTAGCCTATCGTGCAAGCGATCGCACCCTAACCGATGGTGATGTAGAACCCGTACACGACAAAATTCGTAACGCTTTAGTTAAGCAATTTGAGGTGACACTTCGGAGTTAA